One segment of Paenibacillus rhizovicinus DNA contains the following:
- a CDS encoding DUF7507 domain-containing protein, translating into MPFVNRFFLNENGGAIFTGNTLGLSRSDTVGVPGTVDAIGAFTTTNTALTFGTYPAGTTGNYLLNSSSAVLVLPPVATVIYAELIWGGTYINGGVNLSAAIDNAVGFQTPAGTFSVTPASATAQTVVLSQGTQAYVRSAEVTSIVAAAGAGTYATNSVVGTIVIPEPSSNHAGWTLAVFYHDPAAPLRNLSLRVGATVIQATSGPVDTVITGFATPFTGPLDGRAQISAQEGDANKTGDRFLFGSTPGTLIALFGPNNFVNNFFASQINKSDGTLDTSGTFGSRNQINGSPGSNIIGGRQGWDITDVSISNTLINNETSAVFRLTTNGDGYLVDAIGIEIDIVEPLLHLTKSANQAATVIGDIVTYTVTIDNTSIISATAVEFFDNEIDGANFVPGTVRVNGVQLPNADPTMGVPIGSIAPNTSVIVMFDEVVVSLPAPPELRNQATAAFTFVPTPGAPPISTVVPSNIVEIPVFLPLIKVHKAADLTNAMIGDMITYTLTITNIGNIDTTGIVTDPLPAGTAFVAGTVSVNGVSQPGDNPNVGIDIGVLNLFQSTTIQYQLLVTSIPPNNIVHNAFGTAFEVILPDHRRIPGFIVSNPVDIPVSSPMLTPVKSANLPSAVVGDVVTYSINVTNNNAAALTAVSLTDNVPAGSSFVPDSATVGGVPVPGASPITGIPIGTLPAGATVIVTFQIVVNALPDPAELTDQAMVTFTSGSLTTSSHSNTVTIPVVQPGISLVKRAGVDTASVGDVVNYSVTVSNTGNIALGAVVFDPLNAYSSFVPGSVRIDGTLSPAASPLAGIAVGPIPPSDAVVVSYNVLIIAASPSQFYTDQANATFTYTPPGQSPVTSTTTSNIVNVRDPLFMLEAVKSVSHTSVMIGDTITYTISITNIGTADSLNTVVTDTPTPGGAIVPGSTKVGGVPVNGDVLAGLNIGTVPAGATVVVTFDVSINLDPPPLGFIDDYATVSFTSGGITQTAVSNIVEVIVTEPTVVATKRALPPFAFVGDVIQYVSTVTNNGHYNADATWFDNLPEGTSFVENSVTLNGFSIPGANRFTGTLLGTILPQITNVITFQLRVEFYPPSGVLVNQGNMLLVFLLPDGRTFTERIFTNVVTVPVLAPPTIVKSASVTEVLVGGTVTFAVNVTNPGNTPFDKAVLHDSLPEGLSFVDNSVTVAGRPVPGANPASGIPIGFIGANSSVTVAFEAKAIREPHNLIAVNTANMTFEYVAPNGQRVPGVVQSNPVTVLINEEEE; encoded by the coding sequence ATGCCTTTCGTGAACCGTTTCTTCCTAAATGAGAATGGCGGTGCGATTTTCACAGGCAATACGCTTGGGCTCAGCCGGTCGGATACCGTCGGCGTGCCCGGTACCGTGGATGCGATCGGGGCATTCACAACGACGAACACGGCCCTGACTTTCGGCACGTATCCCGCGGGGACGACGGGCAATTACTTGCTGAACAGCTCTTCGGCCGTGCTCGTGCTCCCCCCCGTCGCGACGGTTATCTATGCGGAGCTCATTTGGGGCGGCACGTATATCAACGGAGGCGTCAACCTCAGCGCGGCGATCGACAATGCGGTCGGCTTTCAAACGCCTGCGGGGACGTTCAGCGTGACGCCAGCCTCCGCCACCGCTCAAACGGTCGTGCTCAGTCAAGGCACGCAAGCCTATGTCCGATCGGCCGAAGTGACGAGCATCGTCGCGGCAGCCGGGGCGGGCACCTACGCGACCAACAGCGTCGTCGGCACGATCGTCATTCCCGAACCGTCGTCCAACCATGCCGGGTGGACGCTCGCCGTCTTCTATCATGACCCGGCGGCGCCGCTCCGCAATCTGTCGCTGAGGGTCGGCGCAACGGTCATCCAAGCGACCTCCGGCCCGGTGGATACCGTCATTACGGGCTTTGCCACGCCATTCACCGGCCCGCTCGACGGACGCGCCCAGATCAGCGCGCAAGAAGGCGATGCCAATAAGACCGGCGATCGGTTCCTGTTCGGATCGACGCCGGGCACGTTGATCGCATTATTCGGGCCGAACAATTTCGTCAACAACTTCTTCGCCTCCCAGATCAACAAAAGCGACGGCACACTTGACACGTCGGGTACATTCGGCAGCCGGAACCAAATTAACGGATCGCCCGGCTCCAATATCATCGGCGGCCGGCAAGGCTGGGATATTACGGATGTTTCGATTTCCAATACCTTGATCAACAACGAGACTTCCGCCGTATTCCGGCTGACGACGAACGGAGACGGCTATCTCGTGGACGCCATCGGCATCGAGATCGACATCGTCGAGCCGCTCCTTCATCTGACGAAATCGGCGAACCAAGCGGCAACGGTCATCGGCGATATCGTTACGTATACCGTGACGATCGATAATACCAGCATCATCAGCGCGACCGCCGTCGAATTCTTCGACAACGAAATCGACGGCGCGAACTTCGTTCCGGGCACGGTCAGGGTCAACGGCGTGCAATTGCCAAACGCCGACCCGACGATGGGCGTGCCGATCGGGAGCATCGCCCCGAATACATCGGTTATCGTCATGTTCGATGAAGTCGTCGTCTCCTTGCCCGCGCCGCCCGAGCTGCGGAACCAGGCTACCGCGGCCTTCACCTTCGTGCCGACGCCGGGAGCTCCGCCCATCTCGACCGTCGTCCCTTCCAACATCGTGGAAATCCCCGTATTCTTGCCGTTAATCAAGGTGCATAAGGCAGCCGACCTGACGAATGCCATGATCGGCGATATGATTACGTATACGCTCACGATCACGAACATCGGCAACATAGACACGACGGGGATCGTAACCGATCCGCTGCCGGCCGGCACCGCCTTCGTGGCGGGCACCGTTTCCGTGAACGGCGTCAGCCAGCCGGGAGACAACCCTAATGTCGGCATCGATATCGGCGTCTTGAATCTCTTCCAATCCACCACGATTCAATACCAGCTGCTGGTCACCTCCATACCGCCCAACAACATCGTCCATAATGCGTTCGGGACCGCGTTCGAAGTCATCCTGCCCGATCACCGCCGCATCCCGGGCTTCATCGTCTCCAACCCGGTCGACATTCCGGTTTCCTCACCGATGCTGACACCGGTCAAATCAGCCAATCTGCCGAGCGCTGTCGTAGGCGATGTCGTCACGTATTCGATTAACGTGACGAATAACAATGCAGCCGCACTGACGGCGGTCAGCTTGACGGACAACGTGCCGGCCGGCTCCTCCTTCGTGCCGGACAGCGCGACGGTCGGCGGCGTTCCCGTGCCTGGCGCCAGCCCGATCACCGGCATTCCGATCGGCACGCTCCCCGCGGGCGCAACCGTCATTGTCACGTTTCAGATCGTCGTCAACGCCTTGCCGGACCCCGCCGAACTCACGGATCAGGCAATGGTGACGTTCACCTCCGGGTCCTTAACGACTTCGTCGCATTCCAATACGGTTACGATCCCGGTCGTGCAGCCGGGCATCTCGCTCGTGAAGCGCGCAGGCGTCGACACGGCGAGCGTCGGCGATGTCGTCAATTATTCCGTCACCGTCAGCAATACCGGCAACATTGCGCTCGGCGCGGTCGTATTCGATCCGCTCAATGCGTACAGCTCGTTCGTTCCCGGCTCCGTCCGAATCGACGGCACGCTCTCTCCGGCGGCAAGTCCGCTTGCCGGCATCGCCGTTGGCCCGATTCCGCCAAGCGATGCCGTGGTCGTCTCTTACAACGTGCTTATCATCGCTGCGTCGCCGAGCCAGTTCTATACCGACCAGGCGAACGCTACCTTCACTTACACGCCGCCAGGCCAGTCTCCGGTGACCAGCACGACAACGTCCAATATCGTCAACGTGCGGGATCCGCTGTTCATGCTCGAAGCCGTCAAGAGCGTATCCCATACGTCCGTCATGATCGGCGACACCATCACCTACACGATTTCAATCACTAATATCGGAACGGCTGACTCCCTGAACACGGTCGTCACCGACACGCCGACCCCAGGAGGCGCTATCGTACCGGGCAGCACAAAGGTCGGCGGCGTTCCAGTTAACGGCGATGTCCTCGCCGGACTGAATATCGGGACCGTGCCCGCCGGAGCAACGGTCGTCGTGACGTTCGACGTCTCGATCAACTTGGATCCTCCGCCGCTGGGCTTCATCGATGATTACGCGACCGTTTCGTTCACCAGCGGCGGCATTACACAGACGGCGGTATCCAATATCGTCGAAGTGATCGTCACGGAGCCGACCGTCGTGGCCACCAAGCGGGCGCTCCCTCCATTCGCGTTCGTCGGAGACGTCATTCAATACGTGTCGACAGTGACGAATAACGGTCACTACAATGCGGACGCAACCTGGTTCGATAACCTTCCGGAAGGCACGTCGTTCGTGGAGAACAGCGTGACCTTGAACGGATTCTCCATACCGGGGGCTAACCGGTTTACCGGTACGCTGCTCGGCACGATTTTGCCGCAAATCACGAACGTCATCACCTTCCAGCTGCGGGTCGAGTTCTATCCGCCTTCCGGCGTGCTGGTTAACCAAGGCAATATGCTGCTCGTGTTCCTTCTGCCGGACGGAAGGACCTTCACGGAACGGATATTCACCAACGTCGTAACCGTTCCAGTGCTCGCGCCTCCAACAATCGTCAAATCCGCCAGCGTCACCGAAGTCCTCGTCGGCGGAACAGTGACCTTCGCGGTGAACGTCACCAACCCGGGCAATACGCCGTTCGACAAAGCCGTTCTCCACGACAGCTTGCCGGAGGGACTATCCTTTGTGGATAACAGCGTCACGGTCGCAGGCAGGCCCGTTCCCGGCGCCAATCCGGCGTCAGGGATTCCAATCGGGTTTATTGGAGCGAACAGCTCCGTAACCGTTGCGTTCGAAGCGAAGGCCATCCGCGAGCCGCATAATTTGATTGCCGTCAACACGGCGAACATGACCTTCGAATACGTCGCGCCGAACGGACAGCGGGTACCGGGCGTCGTTCAATCCAATCCTGTAACGGTATTAATTAACGAGGAAGAAGAGTGA
- a CDS encoding NAD(P)/FAD-dependent oxidoreductase has protein sequence MRKEILILGGGYGGLLSALSARQHLTTDEANITIINRVPSHQIITELHRLAAGNVAEKAVALPLEKLLKGKSVNVVVGEVQAIDVAGKQVALNNGSSYRYDNLVLALGSETNYFGIPGLQENSLTLKSVHDANRVFNHVKDRIKAYATSKNKADATFIIGGGGLTGVELVGELADELPGICRQYGVDFADVSISLVEAMPTILPIFSPELIGRAVTSLEARGVEFLTGLAITEVNGNVVTLKDGRTIETNTLVWTGGVQGSSLVGNCGIEVNRGRATVNEHLQSTSHPEVFLAGDCAVVFAPEGRPYPPTAQLAWQMGELAGANIGALIKGAKMDTFSPVFSGTLASLGRKDGIGAVGGSGIELKGTPASLMKKASNARYLSHINGLFSLAY, from the coding sequence ATGAGAAAAGAAATACTGATTCTAGGCGGCGGCTACGGCGGCTTGCTTAGCGCGCTGTCCGCTCGCCAGCATCTGACTACCGATGAAGCGAACATCACGATTATTAACCGCGTTCCCTCGCACCAAATCATTACGGAGCTTCACCGTCTCGCTGCAGGCAACGTAGCCGAGAAAGCCGTTGCATTGCCGCTTGAGAAATTGCTTAAAGGCAAATCCGTTAACGTCGTTGTAGGCGAAGTGCAAGCAATCGACGTTGCCGGCAAACAAGTCGCTCTGAACAACGGTTCGTCGTACCGCTACGATAACCTGGTGCTCGCACTGGGCAGCGAAACGAACTACTTCGGCATCCCGGGCTTGCAAGAGAACAGCCTGACGCTGAAATCCGTTCATGATGCGAACCGCGTATTCAACCACGTTAAAGACCGCATCAAAGCATATGCAACAAGCAAAAACAAAGCAGACGCTACGTTCATTATCGGCGGCGGCGGTCTGACTGGCGTCGAGCTGGTCGGCGAGCTTGCTGACGAGCTTCCGGGCATCTGCCGTCAATACGGCGTGGATTTCGCGGACGTTTCGATCTCGCTGGTTGAAGCTATGCCGACAATCCTGCCGATCTTCTCGCCTGAACTGATCGGACGCGCGGTAACGAGCCTCGAAGCTCGCGGCGTGGAATTCCTGACAGGCCTTGCGATCACGGAAGTAAACGGCAACGTCGTTACGCTGAAAGACGGCAGAACGATCGAAACGAATACGCTTGTTTGGACAGGCGGCGTTCAAGGCAGCTCCCTCGTGGGCAACTGCGGCATCGAAGTTAACCGCGGCCGCGCAACGGTTAACGAGCACCTGCAATCCACTTCGCACCCTGAAGTATTCCTGGCTGGCGACTGTGCAGTCGTATTCGCACCGGAAGGCCGTCCATACCCGCCGACAGCACAGCTGGCATGGCAAATGGGCGAACTGGCAGGCGCGAACATCGGCGCATTGATCAAAGGCGCTAAAATGGACACGTTCAGCCCGGTATTCTCCGGTACGCTTGCAAGCCTGGGCCGCAAAGACGGCATCGGCGCCGTTGGCGGATCCGGCATCGAGCTGAAAGGCACGCCTGCTTCCTTGATGAAGAAAGCAAGTAACGCGCGCTACCTGTCGCACATCAACGGCTTGTTCTCCCTGGCTTACTAA
- a CDS encoding DUF1641 domain-containing protein, which translates to MSETMVSNLEQQDASAALVKSDVLDQLLKPEVQEALTQLVDQLPKLSEMMSLMTKTYELAQKVASDRILIQDTVGGIQEVVKPLTEKVKGYASAAIEANDRAEQSENVIGLFGMIKLMKDPELQKMLRFGQAYLDILGERKKQG; encoded by the coding sequence ATGAGTGAAACAATGGTATCGAACCTGGAACAGCAAGATGCATCGGCGGCGCTCGTCAAATCGGACGTACTCGATCAACTGCTAAAGCCGGAAGTGCAAGAAGCGCTGACACAACTGGTGGACCAGCTTCCTAAACTGTCCGAAATGATGAGCTTGATGACGAAAACGTACGAACTGGCGCAAAAGGTTGCATCCGACCGCATCCTGATCCAAGACACGGTGGGCGGCATTCAAGAAGTCGTTAAACCGCTGACCGAGAAAGTAAAAGGCTACGCATCCGCGGCGATCGAAGCGAACGACCGTGCAGAGCAAAGCGAGAACGTCATCGGCTTGTTCGGCATGATCAAACTGATGAAAGATCCGGAATTGCAAAAGATGCTTCGCTTTGGCCAAGCATACCTCGACATTCTGGGCGAAAGAAAGAAACAGGGCTAA
- a CDS encoding type 1 glutamine amidotransferase, with amino-acid sequence MNILVCKHFAFDDESALAAWAERQGHALRVLLPAELAAYPVQESFDMLVILGGPMSVYEEARYPWLIGEKRFVRDCIDAGKPVLGICLGAQMLSEVLGGVVYRNDRKEIGWHAVQRTEERHPCFEGVPQSFTSFQWHGDTFTLPEGAVRLASSEACGNQAFAYGETVLALQFHLETTPVCIGTMLSVWASELTEAPFIQPAAEIAAQTERSEASHALLAGILDRLAAAAAATAKAIDCKQGQGQETSAPQKPRTA; translated from the coding sequence ATGAACATCCTAGTGTGCAAGCATTTTGCATTTGACGATGAAAGTGCCCTTGCAGCATGGGCCGAGCGGCAAGGCCACGCGCTGCGCGTGCTCTTACCTGCCGAGCTGGCTGCGTATCCGGTGCAGGAGTCGTTCGACATGCTCGTCATCTTGGGCGGTCCCATGAGCGTATATGAAGAAGCGCGCTATCCGTGGCTGATCGGCGAGAAGCGGTTCGTCCGGGACTGCATCGATGCGGGCAAGCCCGTGCTCGGCATTTGCCTCGGCGCGCAAATGCTGTCCGAGGTGCTGGGAGGCGTCGTCTATCGCAACGACCGGAAGGAAATCGGATGGCACGCCGTGCAGCGAACGGAGGAGCGGCATCCTTGCTTCGAAGGCGTCCCGCAGTCGTTCACGAGCTTCCAATGGCATGGCGACACGTTCACGCTGCCGGAAGGCGCGGTTCGTCTTGCGAGTTCCGAAGCATGCGGCAATCAGGCATTCGCGTACGGAGAAACGGTGCTGGCGCTTCAGTTTCATCTGGAGACGACGCCGGTCTGCATCGGCACGATGCTCAGCGTTTGGGCAAGCGAGCTGACGGAGGCGCCGTTTATTCAACCGGCTGCCGAGATTGCGGCGCAGACGGAGCGAAGCGAGGCATCCCATGCGCTGCTCGCGGGAATCTTGGATCGGCTGGCGGCCGCCGCCGCAGCCACGGCCAAGGCCATAGACTGCAAGCAGGGGCAAGGACAGGAGACGTCAGCGCCGCAGAAGCCGCGAACGGCCTAA
- a CDS encoding helix-turn-helix domain-containing protein, with product MTIKLGYVGVEDTMAFITSIIRQNGEFECLPFAHERFEDIGPIVTANAEKVDMWLFSGPLPYRAAREQAPGITKPMFYISYSGAGLYRTLCQLFYRERVDMSRLSFDMYGPKELAKVAEELGLTGAALNGKPFDGSYQALIDYHADLWRRGAIDYAVTCVWYVQDKLKALGVPVLRVIPTEASVQAALAEASRTWETLRYMDAQIAVQLVETDPYAGLTRDTFGSDELFRLELTVSESLLDYSRRLQGSLKTISPGRYAIFTTRGILKDVTRGFEQIPEGPELSGLGAELTCGIGIGRTAYEAELLAGKALMQTRQCGKGAWMVAFDDKTITGPLGRTEQLSYSYSAEGLQTVSERTGLSTATLGKIEAVLRKTRTDVLTSTQLAQQMMIMPRSARRILIQLETSGFAEVTGEETAGARGRPLKLYRITLRRAD from the coding sequence ATGACCATTAAGCTCGGATACGTGGGCGTGGAGGACACGATGGCGTTCATTACTTCGATTATCCGGCAGAACGGCGAGTTCGAATGCCTGCCTTTCGCGCATGAGCGGTTCGAAGACATCGGCCCGATCGTGACGGCGAACGCCGAGAAGGTCGACATGTGGCTGTTCTCCGGCCCGCTGCCCTATCGGGCGGCCCGAGAACAGGCGCCGGGGATCACGAAGCCGATGTTCTATATCTCCTACAGCGGCGCCGGGTTATATCGGACGTTATGCCAGCTGTTCTACCGGGAGCGCGTCGACATGAGCCGGCTGAGCTTCGACATGTACGGTCCTAAGGAGTTGGCGAAGGTCGCGGAGGAGCTGGGGCTGACCGGCGCCGCGTTGAACGGCAAACCGTTCGACGGCTCGTATCAGGCATTGATCGATTACCATGCGGACTTGTGGCGCCGCGGCGCAATCGATTATGCCGTCACCTGCGTCTGGTACGTGCAGGACAAGCTGAAGGCGCTCGGCGTTCCCGTGCTTCGCGTCATTCCGACGGAAGCTTCCGTGCAGGCGGCATTGGCGGAAGCGTCGCGCACTTGGGAGACGCTCCGGTACATGGATGCGCAGATCGCCGTGCAGCTGGTGGAGACGGATCCTTACGCGGGCTTGACGAGGGATACGTTCGGCTCCGACGAGCTGTTCCGCTTGGAGCTGACTGTCAGCGAATCGCTGCTGGATTACTCCCGGCGGCTGCAAGGATCGCTGAAGACGATCTCGCCGGGCCGGTATGCGATCTTCACCACGCGAGGCATCTTGAAGGACGTGACGCGCGGGTTCGAGCAAATCCCGGAAGGCCCGGAGCTGTCCGGCCTCGGGGCGGAGCTGACCTGCGGCATCGGCATCGGCCGCACCGCTTACGAAGCAGAGCTGCTGGCAGGCAAAGCGCTGATGCAAACCCGGCAATGCGGCAAAGGCGCCTGGATGGTCGCTTTCGACGACAAAACGATCACGGGGCCGCTCGGACGGACGGAGCAGTTGTCCTACTCCTATTCTGCCGAAGGCTTGCAGACCGTCAGCGAACGGACGGGGCTGAGCACGGCAACGCTCGGCAAGATCGAAGCGGTGCTGAGGAAGACGCGGACGGATGTCCTCACGTCGACACAGCTGGCGCAGCAGATGATGATCATGCCGCGAAGCGCCAGGCGCATTCTGATTCAGCTCGAAACGAGCGGGTTTGCGGAAGTTACAGGCGAAGAAACGGCCGGCGCAAGAGGAAGGCCGCTGAAACTATACCGGATTACATTAAGACGAGCCGACTGA
- a CDS encoding MATE family efflux transporter: MAQSAYRIRKQALLAKLQARVAIGDYRTLTALFLPLLIDQAFIVCLNVVNVAMISSSGVSAISAVNMVDSLNFFLVSVFVAVSTGGTVIVAQYKGSGNAPMVSKAAASSIAAVTLFALGISLAMIALHGPTLHLLFGSASPDVFDKAKTYFIGSCASYAGIALVEAVCGALRGIGQSRASLVLSLVMNLSYVLLNVLFINGLHMGVLGLSISVNVARYGAALYALYYLVKKNTNLHLRIKDMLQVKLDMIRKILYVGLPFAAEQMFFNGGKIVTQIFIVHLGTNAIAVNAIGGSFAQLTQIPSNALALTAITVIGQSMGRQDTEAARKYARAFMWISSMFLLATALIVVPLFHPLVSLFHPPKEIVHDIFIIVLINAVTQVLLWSQSFIMPSALRAAGDSKFTSLVSLLSMWLFRITLGYLLAIVLHGGIVAVWLAMNLEWGVRGAVFLWRFRGKKWYQHKLI; this comes from the coding sequence GTGGCTCAGTCGGCGTATCGAATACGAAAACAAGCCCTGCTGGCAAAACTGCAAGCGCGCGTCGCGATCGGCGATTACCGGACGCTGACCGCGCTGTTCCTGCCGCTTCTGATCGACCAAGCGTTCATCGTCTGCCTGAACGTGGTGAACGTTGCCATGATCAGCTCCTCGGGCGTATCGGCGATCAGCGCGGTGAACATGGTCGATTCGCTGAATTTCTTCCTCGTCAGCGTCTTCGTCGCCGTATCCACGGGCGGAACGGTTATCGTGGCGCAGTATAAAGGGAGCGGTAACGCGCCGATGGTGTCCAAGGCGGCGGCCAGTTCGATCGCGGCCGTCACGCTGTTCGCGCTTGGAATCAGCTTGGCGATGATCGCGCTCCATGGACCGACCCTCCATCTGCTGTTCGGGTCTGCGTCGCCGGACGTGTTCGACAAAGCGAAAACGTATTTCATCGGGAGCTGCGCATCGTACGCGGGGATCGCATTGGTCGAAGCGGTCTGCGGCGCATTGCGGGGCATCGGGCAGTCGCGGGCTTCGCTCGTGCTCTCGCTCGTTATGAATCTCTCGTACGTGCTGCTGAACGTGCTGTTCATCAACGGACTGCACATGGGCGTGCTTGGCCTCAGCATCTCCGTCAATGTGGCGCGTTACGGGGCTGCGCTGTACGCGCTCTATTATTTGGTCAAGAAGAACACGAACCTGCATTTGCGCATCAAGGACATGCTTCAGGTCAAGTTGGACATGATTCGTAAAATCCTATACGTTGGACTGCCGTTCGCGGCCGAGCAAATGTTCTTCAACGGCGGCAAGATCGTCACCCAAATCTTCATCGTCCATCTGGGCACGAATGCGATCGCGGTTAACGCGATCGGCGGCTCGTTCGCGCAGCTGACGCAAATTCCTTCCAACGCGCTGGCGCTGACGGCGATTACGGTCATCGGCCAGAGCATGGGACGGCAGGACACCGAGGCCGCGCGCAAGTATGCCCGCGCATTCATGTGGATATCGAGCATGTTCCTGCTTGCCACGGCGTTAATCGTCGTGCCGCTGTTTCATCCGCTCGTCAGCCTGTTCCATCCGCCGAAGGAAATCGTGCACGACATCTTCATTATCGTCCTTATCAATGCGGTTACCCAGGTGCTGCTCTGGTCGCAAAGCTTCATCATGCCGTCTGCGCTGCGGGCGGCGGGCGATTCGAAATTCACGTCGCTGGTGTCGCTGCTGTCCATGTGGCTGTTCAGAATCACGCTCGGTTATTTGCTCGCCATCGTGCTCCACGGCGGCATCGTCGCTGTCTGGCTGGCGATGAACCTGGAGTGGGGCGTGCGGGGGGCTGTCTTCCTCTGGCGCTTCCGCGGGAAGAAGTGGTATCAGCATAAGTTGATTTAA
- a CDS encoding aldo/keto reductase: MKTIKLGTSNLEVPVVAIGCMRINSLDKAGAERFVQTALEEGANFFDHADIYGGGNCEEIFADAIHMSDDVREKIILQSKCGIRQGQFDFSKEHILSSVDKILQRLRTDYLDVLLLHRPDALVEPEEVAEAFDQLESSGKVRHFGVSNQNPNQIALLKKFVKQPIVANQLQLSITNANMISNGVNVNMVNDSAISRDGSILDYCRLHDITIQPWSPFQFGFFEGVFLDNPKFPELNAQIDEVAKKYDVSNTTIAIAWLLRHPANMQPVTGTMNIERIKDCIRASEIRLTREEWYAIYRAAGNILP, encoded by the coding sequence ATGAAAACGATCAAACTCGGCACTAGCAATCTGGAAGTGCCTGTCGTGGCTATCGGCTGCATGCGCATCAACTCGCTGGACAAAGCCGGCGCGGAGCGTTTCGTACAGACCGCGCTCGAGGAAGGCGCGAACTTCTTTGACCATGCCGATATTTACGGTGGCGGAAACTGCGAGGAAATCTTCGCGGATGCTATCCATATGAGCGACGACGTGCGCGAAAAAATTATTTTGCAATCCAAATGCGGCATTCGCCAAGGACAGTTCGACTTCTCCAAAGAGCATATCCTGTCGTCCGTCGACAAGATCCTGCAGCGTCTGAGAACCGACTACCTCGACGTCCTGCTGCTTCACCGTCCGGATGCGCTCGTCGAGCCGGAAGAAGTGGCGGAAGCGTTCGATCAGCTGGAAAGCTCGGGCAAAGTGCGCCATTTCGGCGTTTCCAACCAGAACCCGAACCAAATCGCGCTGCTCAAAAAATTCGTGAAGCAGCCGATCGTCGCGAACCAGCTGCAGCTTAGCATCACGAACGCCAACATGATCTCGAACGGCGTGAACGTGAACATGGTGAACGATTCCGCCATCAGCCGCGACGGCAGCATCCTGGATTACTGCCGCCTGCACGACATCACGATCCAGCCGTGGTCGCCGTTCCAATTCGGCTTCTTCGAAGGCGTATTCCTGGACAACCCGAAATTCCCGGAACTGAACGCGCAAATCGACGAGGTCGCCAAGAAGTACGACGTCAGCAACACGACGATCGCGATCGCTTGGCTGCTTCGCCACCCTGCGAACATGCAGCCGGTGACGGGCACGATGAACATCGAGCGCATCAAGGATTGCATCCGCGCAAGCGAAATCCGCTTGACGCGCGAAGAGTGGTACGCCATCTACCGCGCTGCGGGCAACATTCTTCCTTAA